One genomic segment of Streptomyces liangshanensis includes these proteins:
- a CDS encoding DUF3105 domain-containing protein — translation MASKSQSAERKARIESMRRAEQAHERRSRIITITVSAVVVAGLVGFGAVILNKESDQKEQEQAAAKEPVKGEKSWDAKKLTRNHVTTAVKYPMKPPVGGDHNQVWMNCDRDVYKDPIPDMNAVHSLEHGAVWVTYNDKASEADVKALSDKVEKTSYTLMSPYKDQAGTIMLSAWGKQLTVDKASDPRVDQFLTKYVQGAQTPEPGAACTGGMGAQ, via the coding sequence ATGGCTTCCAAGTCCCAGTCCGCCGAGCGCAAGGCCCGAATAGAGAGCATGCGCCGCGCCGAACAGGCTCACGAGCGGCGCAGTCGCATCATCACGATCACGGTGAGCGCCGTGGTCGTGGCGGGTCTCGTCGGGTTCGGCGCCGTGATCCTGAACAAGGAGTCCGACCAGAAGGAACAGGAGCAGGCCGCCGCCAAGGAGCCCGTGAAGGGCGAGAAGTCCTGGGACGCCAAGAAGCTCACGCGCAACCACGTCACCACGGCGGTCAAGTACCCGATGAAGCCGCCGGTCGGCGGTGACCACAACCAGGTCTGGATGAACTGCGACCGGGACGTCTACAAGGACCCGATCCCGGACATGAACGCGGTGCACTCGCTGGAGCACGGCGCGGTCTGGGTCACGTACAACGACAAGGCCTCGGAAGCCGACGTCAAGGCGCTGAGCGACAAGGTCGAGAAGACCTCGTACACGCTGATGAGCCCGTACAAGGACCAGGCCGGCACCATCATGCTGAGCGCGTGGGGCAAGCAGCTCACGGTCGACAAGGCGTCGGACCCGCGGGTGGACCAGTTCCTGACGAAGTACGTGCAGGGCGCGCAGACCCCCGAGCCGGGTGCCGCCTGCACGGGTGGAATGGGCGCGCAGTGA
- a CDS encoding MarR family winged helix-turn-helix transcriptional regulator: MADPADPPRRAGHPPNPPATPNPPATPNPPATPNPPHPGTPAPDQAGSVQSDESATDPAPGDVDAVTHAVLAASRVLVGISVRALEVVPDRVTLPQYRLLVVLDTHGDAKLVEVAERLGVNPSTAMRMLDRLIAAGLAARRSNPASRRETLLRLTPDGRRLVDEVSAARRREITTIVERLPPEQRAHLVTALTAFTEAGGEPADPVGDAEPYPLGWSDTHTRPGDA; encoded by the coding sequence ATGGCCGACCCCGCAGACCCACCCCGCCGAGCCGGCCACCCCCCCAACCCGCCGGCCACCCCGAACCCGCCGGCCACCCCCAACCCGCCGGCCACCCCGAACCCACCCCACCCGGGCACCCCGGCCCCCGATCAGGCCGGGTCGGTCCAGAGCGACGAGAGCGCCACGGACCCGGCCCCCGGCGACGTGGACGCCGTGACGCATGCCGTGCTCGCCGCGTCGCGGGTGCTCGTCGGCATCTCCGTGCGGGCGTTGGAGGTCGTCCCCGACCGGGTGACGCTCCCGCAGTACCGCCTGCTGGTGGTCCTCGACACCCACGGCGACGCCAAGCTCGTGGAGGTCGCCGAGCGGCTCGGCGTGAACCCCTCCACCGCGATGCGCATGCTGGACCGCCTGATCGCCGCGGGCCTCGCCGCCCGGCGGAGCAACCCCGCCAGCCGCCGCGAGACCCTGCTGCGGCTCACGCCGGACGGCCGACGCCTGGTCGACGAGGTGTCGGCCGCCCGCCGCCGCGAGATCACGACGATCGTCGAGCGGCTCCCGCCGGAACAGCGCGCCCACCTGGTCACCGCGCTGACCGCGTTCACCGAGGCGGGCGGGGAACCCGCGGACCCGGTCGGGGACGCGGAGCCGTACCCTCTGGGCTGGTCGGACACCCACACCAGACCCGGCGACGCCTGA
- a CDS encoding glutamine synthetase family protein: MDKQQEFVLRTLEERDIRFVRLWFTDVLGFLKSVAVAPAELEQAFDEGMGFDGSAIEGFARVYESDMIAKPDPGTFQILPWRAEAPGTARMFCDILMPDGSPSFADPRYVLKRMLAKTSDLGFTFYTHPEIEFFLLKDKPLDGSRPTPADNSGYFDHTPQNVGMDFRRQAITMLESMGISVEFSHHEGAPGQQEIDLRYADALSTADNIMTFRLVMKQVALEQGINATFMPKPFSEYPGSGMHTHLSLFEGDRNAFYESGAEYQLSKVGRSFIAGLLKHAAEISAVTNQWVNSYKRIWGGSTRTAGSGGEAPSYICWGHNNRSALIRVPMYKPGKTGSARVEVRSIDSGANPYLTYAVLLAAGLKGVEEGYELPAGADDDVWALSDAERRAMGIEPLPQNLGEAISLMERSELVAETLGEHVFDFFLRNKKQEWEEYRSEVTAFELRKNLPVL; this comes from the coding sequence ATGGACAAGCAGCAGGAATTTGTGCTCCGCACACTGGAGGAGCGCGACATCCGCTTCGTACGCCTCTGGTTCACCGACGTGCTCGGCTTCCTGAAGTCGGTCGCCGTGGCGCCCGCCGAGCTGGAGCAGGCCTTCGACGAGGGCATGGGATTCGACGGCTCGGCCATCGAGGGCTTCGCCCGCGTGTACGAGTCGGACATGATCGCCAAGCCCGACCCGGGCACCTTCCAGATCCTGCCCTGGCGCGCCGAGGCCCCCGGCACGGCGCGGATGTTCTGCGACATCCTGATGCCCGACGGCTCGCCGTCCTTCGCCGACCCGCGCTACGTGCTCAAGCGGATGCTGGCCAAGACCTCGGACCTCGGATTCACCTTCTACACCCACCCCGAGATCGAGTTCTTCCTGCTGAAGGACAAGCCGCTGGACGGCTCGCGGCCCACCCCCGCCGACAACTCCGGCTACTTCGACCACACGCCCCAGAACGTCGGCATGGACTTCCGCCGCCAGGCGATCACGATGCTCGAATCCATGGGAATCTCCGTGGAGTTCAGCCACCACGAGGGCGCGCCGGGCCAGCAGGAGATCGACCTCCGTTACGCGGACGCGCTGTCCACGGCCGACAACATCATGACGTTCCGTCTGGTGATGAAGCAGGTCGCGCTGGAGCAGGGCATCAACGCGACGTTCATGCCCAAGCCCTTCTCGGAGTACCCCGGTTCGGGCATGCACACCCACCTGTCCCTCTTCGAGGGCGACCGCAACGCGTTCTACGAGTCGGGCGCCGAGTACCAACTCTCCAAGGTGGGACGCTCCTTCATCGCCGGCCTGCTCAAGCACGCCGCGGAGATCTCGGCCGTCACCAACCAGTGGGTCAACTCGTACAAGCGCATCTGGGGCGGCTCCACCCGCACCGCGGGCTCGGGCGGCGAGGCCCCCTCGTACATCTGCTGGGGCCACAACAACCGCTCCGCGCTGATCCGGGTCCCGATGTACAAGCCCGGCAAGACCGGCTCGGCCCGCGTCGAGGTCCGCTCCATCGACTCCGGCGCCAACCCCTACCTGACCTACGCGGTCCTCCTCGCGGCGGGCCTCAAGGGCGTCGAGGAGGGCTACGAACTCCCGGCCGGCGCCGACGACGACGTCTGGGCCCTCTCCGACGCCGAACGCCGCGCGATGGGCATCGAACCCCTCCCGCAGAACCTCGGCGAGGCGATCTCCCTGATGGAACGCAGCGAACTGGTCGCCGAAACCCTCGGCGAACACGTCTTCGACTTCTTCCTCCGCAACAAGAAGCAGGAGTGGGAGGAATACCGCAGCGAGGTAACCGCCTTCGAACTCCGCAAGAACCTCCCGGTCCTGTAA